The Myxococcus guangdongensis genome has a window encoding:
- a CDS encoding sigma-70 family RNA polymerase sigma factor, whose translation MAKPSLSEWSFEALLIRVRDGDSSVRDELGRRCLQQVEQWTKSQRSQVEKAGARPSDLTQDSLLKAFQHLESFKGSTEKEWWAWLRRIVANEAVGTYRHSRRKQRDVLETIPLDSEDALSVKAPGATPSHVTAVQEEWRRLLMGLQQLAEHEPDQQRALTLCYLENQPRKDVAELMGRTVRSVEGLVARGGQALWRFMTDEPDSKDPHSTEAAAMFNEVDAAISRYLRLLEAGERVEVDAFVMQHPVCGRELRGILHSMERLRALDPARTS comes from the coding sequence ATGGCCAAGCCTTCTTTGTCGGAGTGGTCTTTCGAGGCGCTGTTGATTCGTGTTCGTGATGGCGATTCGTCGGTGCGTGACGAGCTGGGGCGTCGCTGCCTGCAGCAGGTGGAGCAGTGGACCAAGTCACAGCGTTCTCAGGTCGAGAAAGCGGGAGCGCGCCCCTCGGATCTCACTCAGGACTCCTTGTTGAAGGCCTTCCAGCATCTCGAGAGCTTCAAGGGCTCCACGGAGAAGGAGTGGTGGGCCTGGCTCCGCCGCATCGTGGCGAATGAGGCGGTCGGGACGTATCGACACAGCAGGCGGAAACAGCGTGACGTGTTGGAGACGATTCCCTTGGACTCGGAGGATGCGCTGAGCGTCAAGGCGCCAGGTGCCACCCCGAGCCACGTGACGGCTGTCCAGGAGGAGTGGCGGCGCCTGCTCATGGGCCTGCAACAGTTGGCGGAGCATGAGCCGGACCAACAGCGAGCCCTGACGCTGTGTTACCTGGAGAACCAGCCCAGGAAGGATGTCGCCGAACTCATGGGCAGGACTGTCCGCTCCGTGGAGGGACTCGTGGCGCGTGGTGGTCAGGCGCTGTGGCGCTTCATGACCGATGAGCCGGATTCAAAGGACCCGCACTCCACCGAGGCCGCAGCGATGTTCAACGAGGTGGATGCCGCCATCTCCAGGTATCTGCGGCTTCTGGAAGCTGGAGAGCGGGTGGAGGTCGACGCATTCGTGATGCAGCATCCTGTCTGCGGGCGCGAACTCCGAGGCATCCTCCACTCGATGGAGCGATTGCGTGCACTGGACCCGGCCAGGACGTCTTGA
- a CDS encoding serine/threonine-protein kinase, whose protein sequence is MLAPGSRAGDYVIVRLADVGGASNVYLARHLQSGAHAAVKVPSASASLQQELVARFHNEAQTLLELQHFYLVKALAFGVLTDEGLPFLVLEWLPTSLHALLRQQGGRLSLGDGLQVLRQLANVFCFLHGRGVIHRDLKPENVLLANALPGALEVRLADLGLARLVPEEGAPHPPLPVSTARGALFGTGEYMAPEQWGTPKGVDAKVDVYSLGALAFHLLVGEPPFGSGALPGLSFNHMVRPPPLDRLEGLASESLRTLVGAMLAKVASRRPSMRDVLLALENLEA, encoded by the coding sequence ATGCTGGCGCCTGGTTCACGGGCAGGCGACTACGTCATTGTCCGCCTCGCGGATGTGGGAGGAGCGAGCAATGTCTATCTGGCGCGCCATCTCCAGAGTGGCGCCCATGCCGCGGTGAAGGTTCCGAGCGCGAGCGCGAGCCTCCAGCAGGAACTGGTGGCCCGCTTCCACAACGAGGCCCAGACGCTCCTCGAACTCCAGCACTTCTATCTGGTCAAGGCGCTCGCATTCGGGGTGCTCACGGATGAAGGGCTTCCGTTCCTGGTCTTGGAGTGGCTTCCCACGAGCCTCCACGCGCTGCTTCGACAACAAGGAGGTCGACTCTCGTTGGGCGATGGGCTCCAGGTGCTCCGACAGCTCGCGAACGTCTTCTGTTTCCTTCATGGGCGTGGCGTCATCCATCGTGACCTGAAGCCGGAGAACGTATTGCTCGCCAACGCGCTGCCAGGGGCGTTGGAGGTGCGGCTCGCAGACCTGGGATTGGCCAGGCTTGTCCCAGAGGAAGGTGCGCCTCATCCGCCGCTCCCTGTGTCCACGGCTCGGGGCGCCTTGTTCGGGACGGGCGAGTACATGGCTCCAGAACAGTGGGGCACCCCCAAAGGGGTGGATGCGAAAGTCGACGTCTATTCGTTGGGGGCACTCGCCTTCCATCTGTTGGTAGGGGAACCACCGTTCGGCTCGGGGGCGCTCCCTGGCTTGAGCTTCAACCACATGGTCCGGCCCCCTCCCTTGGACCGATTGGAGGGCCTGGCCTCTGAATCACTCCGGACACTGGTCGGGGCGATGCTCGCGAAGGTCGCCAGCAGGCGCCCTTCCATGCGGGACGTCCTCCTGGCTCTGGAGAACCTTGAGGCCTGA
- a CDS encoding nucleotidyltransferase domain-containing protein, which yields MWTVEQAMQQLVEELELTADEDKNVKRQHGVVREVLRRRLFSVEEFLSGSYSRGTALRPLHDVDVFVVARPPRGSRTPDDLLREVRQVFKAEWSDRALPVLQRHSLRIDFSSGISVDIVPAFAHEQGGYLIPQRDTGAWIRTDPKAHQEVCAQADRLAQGRLNPLIKLVKQWNRARDNSPLRSFHLEAMCYSAFQSPPEGSYLERLEVLFQHLSERVMQTCRDPAKLGVAVDERMALGHREAARNLFQNAIREVLLAFQERTSNPDLAHQRLSKLFGPVYRKRAP from the coding sequence ATGTGGACGGTGGAGCAGGCGATGCAGCAGCTCGTCGAGGAACTGGAGCTGACTGCCGACGAGGATAAAAACGTGAAGCGGCAGCACGGCGTGGTGCGCGAGGTGCTGCGCAGGCGGTTGTTCTCGGTAGAGGAGTTTCTTTCGGGCTCCTACAGCCGGGGGACGGCGCTGCGTCCGCTGCACGACGTGGATGTGTTCGTCGTCGCCCGGCCGCCTCGTGGGTCTCGGACCCCGGATGACCTGCTGCGGGAGGTGCGGCAGGTGTTCAAGGCGGAGTGGTCTGACCGGGCGCTGCCCGTCCTCCAGCGGCACTCCCTGCGCATCGACTTCTCCTCGGGAATCAGCGTCGACATCGTGCCGGCCTTCGCGCATGAGCAAGGGGGCTACCTGATTCCCCAGCGGGATACGGGCGCCTGGATTCGGACGGACCCGAAGGCACATCAGGAGGTCTGCGCCCAGGCGGACCGGCTCGCGCAAGGGCGACTCAATCCGCTCATCAAGCTGGTGAAGCAGTGGAACCGCGCTCGGGACAACAGTCCGCTGCGCTCGTTCCATCTGGAGGCGATGTGTTACTCGGCGTTCCAATCACCTCCTGAGGGCTCGTATCTGGAGCGTCTCGAGGTCCTGTTCCAGCACCTGTCGGAGCGCGTCATGCAGACCTGCCGTGACCCGGCGAAGCTGGGCGTCGCGGTCGATGAGCGGATGGCGCTGGGGCACCGCGAGGCTGCTCGGAATCTGTTCCAGAACGCCATCCGTGAGGTGCTCCTTGCCTTTCAGGAGCGCACGTCGAACCCGGACCTGGCGCACCAGCGCCTCTCGAAGCTCTTCGGGCCCGTCTATCGCAAGCGGGCGCCCTGA
- a CDS encoding SAVED domain-containing protein gives MSNVELSITPRTQALILRYEHDRPVIEDAARQTLTREGLDGYRDVACAVLHPDDKEFRVRSLRGEEWAGAFLENEQFASALISKEKELGLDHLPVHIFGFAPLELMLHLASCLPRRRLRVYQQSESNEWSLGFDRTLAAAPEDFLVVEGLPKAKQGGSGVVALVVEVTHAIGDQALEAFRKKHGANLLAEVRVRPVRGPGPASIQSPSEVSRAVEQLRGVLGDLHERLGGATSVLLAMGCSASFAAALGTAVNVNTQLPLWLHHYDGGSRQYIPVQEMKAGRAAPLTAKLTPEQLSDATKVLAEVRKVHQELVAWMSESAQQWLVDALDGKKFLRSVVEDVPSMTPIQLYRHVGGKWGFEVGMLLGLKALRERVGTEDWKECIRLFMVHEVFHVNQGGLTSYTFSGSGRTGFVLEAADFDADAIAVEAMLAWRKSKQARTVEDDGETRTMESIVWNAMESLRVFEPEKPVRTLSERRLRRYLIWLFQVCRLNALVLVDEGGPAPKLERATVEIAGLKMSPDLFETYAQQRLGLLDVDPGEELITGIYFQRKLVRDRDGHWVKRVLEALSRWDEKSREDAQEDMKRLFEEFFNRHRELIQSR, from the coding sequence ATGTCGAACGTGGAGCTGTCCATCACCCCCAGGACCCAGGCGCTCATCCTCCGGTATGAGCACGACCGGCCCGTCATCGAGGACGCGGCGCGACAGACGCTGACGCGCGAAGGCCTGGACGGCTATCGCGACGTGGCCTGTGCGGTGCTCCATCCGGATGACAAGGAGTTCCGTGTGCGCTCGCTGAGGGGCGAGGAGTGGGCGGGGGCCTTCCTCGAGAACGAACAGTTCGCGAGCGCGCTCATCAGCAAGGAGAAGGAGCTGGGGCTGGACCACCTGCCGGTGCACATCTTCGGCTTCGCTCCACTGGAGCTGATGCTCCACCTTGCTTCGTGCCTGCCCCGACGTCGCCTCCGGGTGTACCAGCAGTCCGAGAGTAACGAGTGGTCGCTCGGCTTCGACCGGACGCTGGCCGCCGCGCCTGAGGACTTCCTCGTGGTGGAGGGCCTGCCGAAGGCGAAGCAGGGCGGCTCGGGTGTGGTGGCGCTCGTCGTGGAGGTGACCCACGCCATCGGCGACCAGGCGCTGGAGGCGTTCCGCAAGAAGCATGGCGCGAACCTCCTGGCCGAGGTCCGCGTGCGCCCTGTGCGCGGGCCTGGGCCGGCGTCCATCCAGAGCCCTTCGGAGGTGTCGCGCGCGGTCGAGCAGCTTCGAGGAGTGCTCGGGGATTTGCACGAGCGGCTGGGCGGCGCGACGTCGGTGCTGCTGGCCATGGGCTGCTCCGCGAGCTTCGCCGCCGCGTTGGGCACGGCGGTGAACGTGAACACGCAGCTCCCGCTGTGGCTCCACCACTACGATGGTGGCAGCAGGCAGTACATCCCCGTTCAGGAGATGAAGGCCGGACGCGCCGCGCCCTTGACCGCGAAGCTCACTCCTGAGCAGCTCTCCGATGCGACGAAGGTGCTCGCTGAGGTGCGCAAGGTCCACCAGGAACTGGTGGCCTGGATGTCCGAGTCCGCGCAGCAGTGGCTGGTGGATGCGCTGGATGGGAAGAAGTTCCTGCGGAGCGTCGTCGAGGATGTGCCGTCGATGACGCCCATCCAGCTCTATCGCCATGTCGGCGGAAAATGGGGCTTCGAGGTGGGGATGCTGCTGGGGCTCAAGGCGCTGCGGGAGCGCGTGGGCACCGAGGACTGGAAGGAGTGCATCCGTCTGTTCATGGTCCACGAGGTCTTCCACGTGAACCAGGGCGGGCTGACCTCGTACACGTTCAGCGGGAGCGGGCGCACGGGCTTCGTGCTGGAGGCGGCGGACTTCGACGCGGACGCCATCGCGGTCGAGGCCATGCTGGCCTGGCGCAAGTCGAAGCAGGCCCGTACGGTGGAGGATGACGGCGAGACGCGCACGATGGAGTCCATCGTGTGGAACGCGATGGAGAGCCTGCGCGTCTTCGAGCCGGAGAAGCCCGTGCGCACCCTCTCTGAGCGCCGCCTTCGCCGCTACCTCATCTGGCTGTTCCAGGTGTGTCGGCTGAACGCGCTGGTGCTGGTCGACGAGGGCGGCCCCGCGCCGAAGCTGGAGCGCGCGACGGTGGAGATCGCCGGCCTGAAGATGTCTCCAGACCTGTTCGAGACGTACGCGCAACAGCGGCTGGGGCTGCTCGACGTGGACCCAGGGGAGGAACTCATCACGGGCATCTACTTCCAGCGCAAGCTGGTCAGAGACAGGGATGGCCACTGGGTGAAGCGCGTGCTCGAGGCACTCAGTCGCTGGGACGAGAAGTCGCGCGAGGACGCCCAGGAGGACATGAAGCGGCTCTTCGAGGAGTTCTTCAACCGCCACCGCGAGCTGATTCAGTCCCGCTGA
- a CDS encoding SAVED domain-containing protein: protein MGEQSASRLEGDRYQYLYAWHELLRLLDAECPFEHGYLEHPEAGSADDVTLHAREGSGVASRFVQVKWHVDHSTVYSLDSLTEAQRGKGRPLLHKLFRSWRALRARGPVEVWLVSNWGAEERLGRYLVGRDHSLAPEFFSESRPGAFGEGGSRWASRCETTSEELALFLRDLRLRLGFAGIRDLEEQVDWRMDGLGLRQGVSPRAIVLDGMREWVERSGEAKRVTRESLVAFLRARELFAPREEEPTVSLWVHGWARRRWEGPPPTEELDWTGCFDRDTRRHPEEAVWSGRLWPELRAARKRLMERVEGALVDVRGKVPLSVSLAVGSQFSEAAGFRLRAEQFTRGETFLWRSDVGASERRLRVVEREGAPEGQALLVVFQLTGDAGAERERFEAEHPGAHRAVLVLEPEEGTGDGAVRSAGDAVAFAVQARELIRRARSRYWVRTMHLLLYVPSTCALFLGQRLNSVGPVVVHELALDGRYVPVLTVQTG from the coding sequence ATGGGAGAGCAGAGCGCATCCCGGCTCGAGGGAGACCGGTATCAGTACCTGTACGCCTGGCACGAGTTGCTCCGGCTGCTCGACGCGGAGTGTCCCTTCGAGCACGGCTACCTGGAGCATCCCGAGGCGGGCTCCGCGGACGACGTGACGCTGCACGCCCGAGAGGGCTCGGGTGTGGCGAGCCGCTTCGTGCAGGTGAAGTGGCACGTGGACCACAGCACGGTGTACTCGCTGGATTCGCTCACAGAGGCGCAGCGCGGGAAGGGACGCCCGCTGCTGCACAAGCTCTTCAGGAGCTGGCGTGCGCTGCGTGCTCGAGGGCCCGTGGAGGTGTGGCTCGTGAGCAACTGGGGGGCGGAGGAGCGGCTCGGGCGCTACCTGGTGGGACGGGACCACTCGTTGGCGCCGGAGTTCTTCTCGGAGTCTCGGCCTGGCGCGTTTGGAGAGGGGGGCTCGCGGTGGGCTTCGCGGTGCGAGACGACGTCGGAGGAACTGGCGCTGTTCCTGCGAGATCTGCGCTTGCGTTTGGGGTTTGCGGGCATCCGGGACCTGGAGGAGCAGGTTGACTGGCGCATGGACGGGCTCGGGTTGCGGCAGGGCGTGAGCCCGAGGGCCATCGTGCTCGATGGGATGCGTGAATGGGTGGAGCGCTCAGGGGAAGCGAAGCGGGTGACGCGCGAGTCGCTGGTGGCGTTCCTGCGGGCTCGGGAGTTGTTCGCGCCGCGGGAGGAGGAGCCCACGGTGAGTCTGTGGGTGCATGGGTGGGCGCGGCGGAGGTGGGAGGGTCCTCCGCCGACAGAGGAGCTGGATTGGACAGGGTGTTTCGACCGGGACACGCGGCGTCATCCGGAAGAGGCGGTGTGGAGTGGGCGGCTGTGGCCGGAGCTTCGGGCGGCTCGGAAGAGGCTGATGGAGAGGGTGGAGGGGGCGCTGGTGGATGTCCGGGGGAAGGTGCCGCTGAGCGTGTCGCTGGCGGTAGGCTCGCAGTTTTCGGAGGCTGCGGGCTTCCGCCTCCGCGCCGAGCAATTCACGCGGGGCGAGACGTTTCTGTGGCGCTCGGACGTGGGGGCCTCGGAGCGGAGGTTGCGCGTCGTGGAGCGCGAGGGGGCGCCAGAGGGGCAGGCGTTGCTCGTGGTGTTCCAGCTTACAGGGGACGCGGGGGCGGAGCGGGAGCGCTTCGAGGCCGAGCACCCGGGAGCCCACCGCGCGGTGCTGGTGCTGGAGCCCGAGGAGGGGACGGGGGACGGGGCGGTGCGCTCTGCGGGGGACGCGGTGGCGTTCGCCGTGCAGGCGCGGGAGCTCATCCGCCGCGCGCGGAGCCGATACTGGGTGCGGACGATGCACCTGTTGCTCTACGTGCCCTCTACGTGCGCGCTGTTTCTGGGACAGCGGCTCAACTCCGTCGGGCCCGTGGTGGTGCATGAGCTTGCGCTGGATGGACGGTATGTGCCCGTGCTCACGGTGCAGACGGGGTGA
- a CDS encoding imm11 family protein produces MERRFFDLSSDEYVKGRWYLGDPVRLDGGDVEDVWRFSDGVPVELSERLRVLVRTPGAALDIEFAGAGLVPIVSERVASVFRSLASDDVQLFPVEVEGTSETWFLLNVARQLRCIDDEASEEVQLRTAEDYEDRLGEYGSVIGLRIDKSKVGAEKMFRLWGWRVPLIVDEEVKDALEANGILGGRFDEV; encoded by the coding sequence GTGGAGCGACGGTTCTTCGATTTGAGCTCGGACGAGTACGTCAAGGGACGCTGGTATCTCGGGGACCCGGTTCGTCTCGACGGTGGGGACGTTGAAGACGTCTGGCGGTTCTCGGACGGTGTTCCCGTCGAACTCTCCGAGAGACTGCGCGTGCTGGTGCGCACGCCCGGAGCCGCGCTCGATATCGAGTTCGCGGGAGCAGGCCTCGTGCCGATTGTCTCCGAGCGAGTCGCGTCCGTCTTTCGCTCGCTCGCGTCCGACGATGTTCAACTCTTCCCCGTGGAGGTCGAGGGGACGAGCGAGACCTGGTTCCTGCTCAACGTGGCCAGACAGCTCCGCTGCATCGACGACGAAGCCTCCGAAGAGGTCCAGCTTCGCACGGCGGAGGACTATGAGGACCGGCTTGGAGAGTATGGCTCCGTCATCGGGTTGCGAATCGACAAGTCGAAGGTCGGCGCCGAGAAGATGTTTCGATTGTGGGGTTGGCGGGTACCGCTCATCGTCGACGAAGAGGTGAAGGACGCCCTCGAGGCGAACGGCATCCTGGGGGGACGCTTCGACGAGGTTTGA
- a CDS encoding DEAD/DEAH box helicase — MPLVFLPDAETLFLWGPEPLPRVLSDLRGTGDTSSAVLVTPDGPRECEGRVLPLAATVERLAVVPASEVDTFPGSLALWTLASKLALELIARERVVPTLLRRNERIEARWAAALSAAEDSSRVVALARSMPAAAHAVPVDSSPTPSVWAPEALLRAFLDATVDAFVRAARGGGPSLPPRATSRRPASWDERWRAALSGPRRDFAPEGFAERSVVDELTRWSEPALGARDRLRACFRLEPPTADREPFVLSFHLQAPDDPSLLVSAADVWETRGRHLEKLGRAFRDPQESLLEALGRASRLFAPIGLVLESPRPQALLLEPDTAWTFLSEGARLLADAGFGVIVPGELTSSGRRRLRLRMRVGASVQAAGVVEGTSGLGLDSLLRVDWDAVLGDTPLSARELTLLAQRKAPLVRFRGAWVAVDPHELDAIQRHLAEGPGHLSASEAVRVALLGETRHGQLPVTVLATGALEDRLGRLRSGGTTAQSAPDALRATLRPYQARGLHWLDTLASLGLGACLADDMGLGKTVQVLAFLLRRLERAPREARPTLLVAPTSVVGNWEREVARFAPSLRLTPHYGAERARAVKDLPRGPGSLVLTSYGLLRRDAELLARVDWATVVLDEAQNIKNAASATARAARALRASERFALTGTPVENRLAELWSILEFANPGLLGPLETFRRELALPIERYGSQEAAQRLRRITGPFVLRRLKSDPNIIADLPVKNEMKVVCTLTREQASLYKAVVDEELRRIEDSDGIERRGRVLALLLFTKQIANHPAQYLGESGPLPGRSGKLARVTEMLEEALSAGDKALVFTQFREMGDRLVAHLSDQLGQEVLFLHGGTSRKARDALVRRFQEEPHGPRVFVLSVKAGGTGLNLTAASHVFHYDRWWNPAVEDQATDRAYRIGQTRAVQVHKLVCAGTVEEKIDTLLEQKRRLAERVVGTGEHWVTELDTAALRELFSLSSGAVADEVEEHEAPGPNAPRRRAPRRKEVAS; from the coding sequence ATGCCCCTCGTCTTCCTTCCCGACGCAGAGACGCTGTTCCTGTGGGGACCCGAGCCGCTCCCTCGCGTGCTCTCCGACCTGCGCGGCACGGGCGACACCTCCTCCGCCGTCCTCGTCACGCCCGACGGGCCGCGTGAGTGCGAGGGGCGCGTGTTGCCGCTCGCCGCCACCGTCGAGCGACTCGCCGTGGTGCCCGCCTCCGAGGTCGACACGTTCCCCGGCTCCCTCGCGCTCTGGACGCTCGCCAGCAAGCTCGCGCTGGAGCTCATCGCACGGGAGCGCGTGGTACCCACCCTCCTGCGCAGGAACGAGCGCATCGAGGCGCGCTGGGCCGCAGCCCTCTCCGCCGCAGAGGACTCCAGCCGCGTCGTCGCCCTCGCCCGGAGCATGCCCGCCGCCGCGCACGCCGTGCCCGTCGACTCCAGCCCCACTCCCTCCGTCTGGGCCCCGGAGGCCCTGCTGCGCGCCTTCCTCGACGCCACCGTGGATGCCTTCGTTCGCGCCGCGCGCGGCGGTGGGCCCTCGCTGCCTCCTCGCGCCACCTCGCGTCGCCCGGCCTCGTGGGACGAGCGCTGGCGCGCGGCGCTCTCCGGGCCTCGCCGCGACTTCGCCCCCGAGGGCTTCGCCGAGCGCTCCGTCGTCGACGAGCTGACGCGCTGGAGCGAGCCCGCGCTCGGTGCGAGGGACCGGCTGCGCGCCTGCTTCCGGCTCGAGCCTCCGACGGCGGACCGCGAGCCCTTCGTGCTGAGCTTCCACCTCCAAGCTCCGGATGACCCGAGCCTGCTCGTGTCCGCCGCCGACGTCTGGGAGACCCGCGGACGCCACCTGGAGAAGCTCGGCCGCGCCTTCCGTGACCCGCAGGAGTCGCTGCTCGAGGCGCTCGGCCGCGCCTCCCGGCTCTTCGCCCCCATCGGCCTGGTGCTCGAGAGCCCTCGCCCCCAGGCCCTCCTGCTCGAACCCGACACCGCGTGGACGTTCCTCTCCGAGGGCGCGCGGTTGCTCGCCGACGCGGGCTTCGGCGTCATCGTTCCCGGTGAGCTCACCTCCTCGGGCCGGCGCCGCCTGCGTCTGCGCATGCGCGTGGGCGCGAGCGTCCAGGCCGCCGGCGTCGTCGAGGGCACCTCGGGCCTGGGGCTCGACTCGCTCCTTCGCGTGGACTGGGACGCCGTCCTGGGCGACACGCCGCTCTCCGCGCGCGAGCTCACGCTGCTCGCCCAACGCAAGGCCCCGCTCGTGCGCTTCCGCGGCGCGTGGGTCGCGGTGGATCCCCACGAGCTCGACGCCATCCAACGCCACCTGGCCGAGGGGCCCGGCCACCTGTCCGCGAGCGAGGCCGTCCGCGTGGCCCTGCTCGGAGAGACGCGACACGGACAGCTCCCCGTCACCGTCCTCGCCACCGGTGCACTCGAAGATCGCCTGGGCCGGCTGCGCTCGGGTGGCACCACCGCGCAGTCCGCTCCCGATGCGCTGCGTGCCACGCTGCGGCCCTATCAGGCGCGTGGACTGCACTGGCTGGACACCCTGGCGTCGCTCGGGCTCGGCGCGTGCCTGGCCGATGACATGGGCCTGGGCAAGACGGTGCAGGTGCTGGCGTTCCTGCTGCGGCGGCTCGAGCGGGCTCCGCGCGAGGCGCGCCCCACGCTGCTGGTGGCGCCCACCTCCGTGGTGGGCAACTGGGAGCGCGAGGTCGCTCGCTTCGCCCCTTCGCTGCGCCTGACGCCCCACTACGGCGCCGAGCGCGCCCGCGCGGTGAAGGACCTCCCGCGCGGCCCGGGCTCGCTCGTGCTCACCTCCTACGGCCTCCTGCGCCGCGACGCCGAACTGCTCGCGCGCGTGGACTGGGCCACGGTGGTGCTCGACGAGGCGCAGAACATCAAGAACGCCGCCTCGGCCACGGCGCGCGCGGCCCGGGCGCTGCGTGCCAGCGAGCGCTTCGCCCTCACGGGGACTCCGGTGGAGAACCGTCTCGCGGAGCTGTGGTCCATCCTCGAGTTCGCCAACCCTGGCCTGCTGGGGCCGCTGGAGACCTTCCGGCGCGAGCTGGCGCTGCCCATCGAGCGCTATGGCAGCCAGGAGGCCGCGCAGCGCCTGCGCCGCATCACCGGCCCGTTCGTCCTGCGCCGCCTCAAGAGCGACCCGAACATCATCGCGGACCTGCCCGTGAAGAACGAGATGAAGGTCGTCTGCACGCTCACGCGAGAGCAGGCCTCGCTCTACAAGGCCGTGGTGGACGAGGAGCTGCGCCGCATCGAAGACTCCGACGGCATCGAGCGCCGGGGCCGCGTGCTCGCGCTGCTGCTGTTCACCAAGCAGATAGCGAACCACCCCGCGCAGTACCTCGGCGAGTCGGGGCCCTTGCCTGGGCGCTCGGGGAAGCTGGCGCGCGTGACGGAGATGCTCGAGGAGGCCCTGTCCGCGGGGGACAAGGCGCTCGTCTTCACCCAGTTCCGGGAGATGGGGGACCGACTGGTGGCGCACCTGTCGGACCAACTGGGGCAGGAGGTGCTGTTCCTGCACGGTGGCACGTCGCGCAAGGCGCGCGATGCGCTGGTGCGGCGCTTCCAGGAAGAGCCCCACGGCCCGCGCGTCTTCGTGCTGTCCGTCAAGGCCGGAGGCACGGGCCTCAACCTGACGGCGGCGAGCCATGTCTTCCATTACGACCGTTGGTGGAATCCCGCCGTCGAGGACCAGGCCACGGACCGCGCATACCGCATCGGCCAGACGCGCGCGGTGCAGGTCCACAAGCTGGTGTGCGCGGGCACCGTCGAGGAGAAGATTGACACGCTGCTCGAGCAGAAGCGGAGGCTCGCCGAGCGCGTCGTGGGCACGGGTGAGCACTGGGTGACCGAGCTGGACACGGCGGCGCTGCGCGAGCTGTTCTCGCTGTCCTCGGGCGCCGTCGCGGATGAGGTGGAGGAGCACGAGGCGCCCGGGCCGAACGCACCTCGACGACGCGCGCCGCGCCGGAAGGAGGTGGCGTCATGA
- a CDS encoding SWIM zinc finger family protein: protein MSRWDDWGWTSAPKRPPPEHGIKMKKAGVTWWGQRWLEALERVLAGDSKRLARGRTYARAGRTHDLVIRGGEVTARVTGSRPRPYVISLKLGQFDEDVWSKSIAGMGGKAQYSAELLAGSMPQDIDAVFRAAGVSLFPQRREDLVTSCSCPDWGDPCKHVAATHYVLGEALDRDPFLLFELRGRTKEQVLGALRATRGSGKAGARRPASPSTKKRVKSEAPGVVPEVPGVRLGKLTSADYDQPRAPLPALSFSFNAPEVEGAVLRQLGTPSSWGGQEGPGEVLAPQVRAAAAVARRIALHEVGEDAAPKPRAKGMARASKRRGR, encoded by the coding sequence ATGAGCCGCTGGGACGACTGGGGTTGGACGTCCGCGCCGAAGCGGCCGCCTCCCGAGCACGGCATCAAGATGAAGAAGGCCGGCGTCACGTGGTGGGGCCAGCGCTGGTTGGAGGCGCTCGAGCGCGTGCTGGCGGGGGACTCGAAGCGACTGGCCCGAGGGCGCACGTACGCGCGGGCCGGGCGGACGCATGACCTGGTCATCCGCGGGGGAGAGGTCACCGCGAGGGTGACGGGCTCGCGGCCCCGGCCCTATGTCATCTCGCTGAAGCTGGGACAGTTCGACGAGGATGTGTGGAGCAAGTCCATCGCCGGGATGGGCGGCAAGGCGCAGTACAGCGCGGAGCTGCTGGCAGGTTCGATGCCCCAGGACATCGACGCCGTGTTCCGCGCGGCGGGCGTGAGCCTGTTCCCGCAGCGGCGCGAGGACCTGGTGACGAGTTGCTCCTGCCCGGACTGGGGAGACCCGTGCAAGCACGTGGCCGCCACGCACTACGTGCTCGGCGAGGCGCTGGACCGCGACCCGTTCCTCCTGTTCGAGCTGCGCGGCAGGACGAAGGAGCAGGTGTTGGGCGCCCTGCGGGCCACGCGCGGGAGCGGGAAGGCGGGCGCGCGGCGTCCGGCTTCGCCTTCGACGAAGAAGCGGGTGAAGTCGGAGGCGCCGGGTGTCGTCCCCGAAGTGCCAGGGGTGAGGTTGGGGAAGCTGACCTCGGCGGACTATGACCAGCCGCGCGCGCCGCTGCCCGCGCTGAGTTTCTCGTTCAACGCGCCGGAGGTGGAGGGGGCTGTACTGCGGCAGTTGGGGACGCCGTCATCCTGGGGCGGGCAGGAGGGGCCCGGGGAGGTGCTGGCGCCGCAGGTCCGCGCGGCGGCGGCGGTCGCGCGGCGCATCGCGCTGCACGAGGTAGGCGAGGACGCGGCGCCGAAGCCGCGCGCGAAGGGGATGGCGCGGGCCTCGAAGCGGCGAGGGCGCTGA